TAGGAGTCACTGACAAACTTGCAGGCAAAACCCTGACGGAACTTGATGTCCGTGCCAAATACGGATGTAATATTGTCGCAATAAAAAAAGACAACGATATTCTTGTTTCTCCGATTGCCAATGTGGTATTGAGGCCAGGTGATGTTCTCGTAGTGATCGGACAAAATAAAGATTTAAACCGTTTCGAAAATGAAGGAGTGTAAATCCTCTGAAGATTCATCTGCATCATGTTCTTGGGGAAAATCGGGCTGGGGCACTTCTCCCTCGAAACTGAATAAAGCAATCATTCACTATCCTGATGGCGATGTATATACAGGATAAAAAGAGGCGCGGGAAATTCTCCGCACCTCTTTTTTTTGGTTTTATTTAATTAAGTTTGCTTCTCGTGCGGGCGTAGAAAAAATAAACGATTAGGCCGATAGCAATCCAGATGACAAAGGAAATCCATGTGATCGAAGGAAGACTGATCATCAAGTAAAGACAGAATAAAACGGTTAAGATTGGCAATACAGGAACGAATGGAGCTTTGAATGCTCTTTCCAGGTTTGGATGTGTTTTCCTTAACACGATCACAGCTACAGCGATAAGAGCAAATGCTGACAATGTTCCCATGTTAACTAGGTGTGCAAGCGTTGTAAGATCGATAAAACCGGCAATTCCGGCTGCGATAAATCCCGTAAGCCAGGTATTTTTGAATGGCGTTTTAAATAACGGATGAACTTTAGAAAGTATCGGCGGCAGCAGGCCGTCGCGGCTCATCGCATAAGAAATTCGAACCTGTCCGAAAAGCATGACGAGCAGAACAGTGGTAATTCCCGTAATCGCACCGACTGATACAAGACCTGCAATGGAATCCTGGCCTACGTAGTGCAGGGCGAAGGAAACTGGGTCTGCTACGTTCAATTTATTGTAGGGCACCATACCAGTTAAAATAAGGGATACCACAATATACAATGCGGTACAGATGGTAAGCGACCAGATAATTCCGAGAGGCAGATCACGCTGCGGCCGTTTCACTTCTTCGGCTGCGGTTGCTACTGCGTCGAATCCGATATAGGCAAAGAATACCGTTGCGGCACCAGCTACAATCCCTTCGAAACCAAACGGCATAAATGGTGTCCAGTTATCCGGTTTCACATAGCCGACACCGGCAACAATAAACAGAATAATAACAGCAAGCTTTATGAATACCATAATATTGTTGACGCGGGCGCTCTCCCTGATTCCTCTGCTTAATAGCGTAGTAATCAGCAAAATGATGATAACCGCCGGGAGGTTAATCCATCCCCCCTTGCCGGCTCCTGGAGCTGTTGCAAGCTCAACTGGAAGGTGAAGGCCGAATCCAGCGATCAATGACTGGAAATAAGCGGACCAGCCGGTTGCAACAGCAGATGTGGCGAGCAAGTACTCCAGCATCAGATCCCAGCCGATCAAAAAGGCAAAAACTTCACCTAACGTGGCATAAGTATAGGTATAAACACTGCCGGCGATAGGAACGGTTGATGCAAACTCGGCATAGCAGAAGGCGGCGAAAGCACAAGCAAGACCAGATATGATAAAAGAAAGGATGAGAGCAGGACCAGCATGTTCAGCTGCTACAACCCCAGTCAAAACAAATATTCCGGTTCCTATAATAGCCCCGATGCCCAATAATGTTAAATCAAATGCTCCTAATGAGCGGTTCAATCCTTTATTGTTACTTTGAGCTAACATTTCTGAAATGGATTTTTTTCTGAAAATACTCATTGATGTCCCCCATTCATTGATTAATCTTTATAATTTGAATATATTGAAAATTTTTATTTTCAAACTATTTGTAGTATATTGTCGAATGATGGTCTTGTCAATGGCTAACTAAGTAGATAACTTTTCCAGGATCAAGATTTTTAAGTCAATTTCTTAAAAGCTGTTCTAACAATTCACTGTATTTCTTTTTCTCATCTAATGAAGAAACAGCATCATACTTCAACAATGTCTCTTTAATTACCTCCTCTTGTTTCTTAGTGCTCCAGCTTACATAGGCCTGATAGCAGCTGCTTTCCAGGTAAATGTTCAGCATATTATGGTCAGGTCCGAAAAAGAAAGCAAGGTGGTCGATGAACATGCGAATATTATTCAAGTCGACCGGGACGATGTGTGTATCCAAATGGTATTTATAGGGATTGCATACATCCCTCTGGAATGAAATGCCATAGCATTCATCTTCAAGGAGCAGCCCTGGTGTTGTTGGCAGCAGTAGGAAAGGAGTATCTTGTCCATCATAGCCGATGAAAAAATCATGGCTGTTCTCGTTTTTAACGGGAGGCCGTTTCATGGTGGCATGTACAATTTCTTTTTGAAGGTTAATCAACACTACCACTCTCTTTCATTGATTGATAAACACAGCATGCCCGATAGATTACTAGTTTATACATGTGACATGCTGCCCTGATAAAGTGATAAGTTGTTGAAAGGGAATTGACGAACAATTCAGAAAGGCATAAACTGAGTGTAGTGAGCAATTAGTTATTAGTGAAAGCTGCGATTTAAGCGAAAGTAGTGGATAAGATGTCTCTTGCAGAACAGAAGTTAATCGGCAAGCTTGCCATGCTTTATGTATTGGATGAATCTCACCAATCGAAGGTGGGCGAACTCGGATGGCTCCACTGCACCGGTAAAGTAGGTTCCATGGAATCGAATAAAGTAGTGGCAGCAATCGAAACAGCTGCAAAAAAGAACCAGGTCATCAATGGAGAGGTCTATCGTGAAACCCATGCGTTATACCATGCCATTATGGAAGCGCTTCACGGAGTTACCCGGGGGCAAGTTCAGCTTGGAACGGTTCTTCGGACGGTAGGTTTACGGTTTGCCATTGTGAGGGGACAGCCATATGAGCAGCCGGAAGAAGGAGAATGGATTGCTGTAGCTTTATACGGGACGATCGGCGCACCGGTCAAAGGTCTGGAACATGAAGCCATCGGACTCGGCATCAATCATATATAAATAAAAGCCCATAGCAAATAGTGGAATTTAGGGGGCTGTGTTTCAAGGAACAGGTTTTTTTGCTGTTCTTTAAATGCAGCCTCTTTTTGCGTTTTTTTTTTACATTATCCAAAAAGGAGAAGGATGACGAATGGTAGTTCTGACAGGACATACATTGACTTTAGAAGAGGCAAAAAGCATCTTAAGTACCAATGAACAAGTGATTGCCTGTGAAGAAAGTATAAAAAGAGTAAAAGAAAGCCGAAGAGCAGTAGAGGATATTGTTGCAAAAGGGAAAGTCATTTATGGGATCACGACAGGTTTCGGAAAGCTAAGCGATGTTTATATCGCTCCGGAGGATACTGAAAAACTGCAATTGAATTTAATAAGAAGCCATGCATGCGGGGTAGGAGAGCCTTTTCCTGAAAATGTAAGCCGCCTGATGGTCGTTTTGCGTGCCAACGCTCTATTAAAA
This genomic stretch from Fictibacillus marinisediminis harbors:
- a CDS encoding amino acid permease, whose translation is MSIFRKKSISEMLAQSNNKGLNRSLGAFDLTLLGIGAIIGTGIFVLTGVVAAEHAGPALILSFIISGLACAFAAFCYAEFASTVPIAGSVYTYTYATLGEVFAFLIGWDLMLEYLLATSAVATGWSAYFQSLIAGFGLHLPVELATAPGAGKGGWINLPAVIIILLITTLLSRGIRESARVNNIMVFIKLAVIILFIVAGVGYVKPDNWTPFMPFGFEGIVAGAATVFFAYIGFDAVATAAEEVKRPQRDLPLGIIWSLTICTALYIVVSLILTGMVPYNKLNVADPVSFALHYVGQDSIAGLVSVGAITGITTVLLVMLFGQVRISYAMSRDGLLPPILSKVHPLFKTPFKNTWLTGFIAAGIAGFIDLTTLAHLVNMGTLSAFALIAVAVIVLRKTHPNLERAFKAPFVPVLPILTVLFCLYLMISLPSITWISFVIWIAIGLIVYFFYARTRSKLN
- the hutP gene encoding hut operon transcriptional regulator HutP; translation: MSLAEQKLIGKLAMLYVLDESHQSKVGELGWLHCTGKVGSMESNKVVAAIETAAKKNQVINGEVYRETHALYHAIMEALHGVTRGQVQLGTVLRTVGLRFAIVRGQPYEQPEEGEWIAVALYGTIGAPVKGLEHEAIGLGINHI